DNA sequence from the Acidobacteriota bacterium genome:
AAGATCATCGCGATCCGGTTGCCCCGAACCGCCCGGATGCCGGCCTCATCGAGAGCCAGCAGGTCGCGGCCCTCGAACAGGATGCTCCCCTTCTCGATCCTCCCCGGATCCGGGATCAGACGCAGGATCGAGAGCGCGGTGACGCTCTTCCCGGAGCCGCTTTCCCCCACGATCGCCAGTGTTTCGCCGGGCGCGACCTCGAAGGAAACCGAGTTCACCGCGCGAACCGGCGGTCGCTCACCGAAGCCGGAGCGGAAGGAGACGTCGAGATCCTGGACCCGTAACAGCGGCTCCGGCGCGGCCCCTCCGCTCAAAAGCCCATCTCCCGCTTCATCTCCTGGTCGATCCAGAGCCGCGCGTAGATCGGACCCGGACGAACCGCCCCGGCCCGCAGCTCGCCGCCGTAGTTCTTCACCCACGGCCACCAGGCCGTGTAGATGTACGGCACGGGCAGCCAGAGGTAGGGCGCCTCGTCCAGCATCTCCTTCGTGATTTGCTTGACGATCCGCTGCCGCTCGGCCTCGTCCCGGGTCAGGAACATCTCGTGGATGCGACGGTCGAGTCCCGGGTCCGACCACATCGACGGATTCCAGGTCTGGCCGGTAACGAAGTTCTTGCGGAGCGTGGTCGTCGGGTTCACGTGGCCGCTGGCCATCAGGTAGCCGGGACCGTGGGTGCGGGTGGTCATCATCGACAGGTAGGCCGCGTACTCCACGACCTCGATCTCGATCGTCACGCCGATGCGGTCCAGGTAGCTTGCGAGCAGCGGCGCCAGCTCCATCCGCATCGCGTTGTTGGCCGACACCTGCATCCTGAAGGTGAAGCCGTCGGGGTAACCCGCCTCGGCCAGCAGGCGGCGCGCCTTCTCGGGCTTGTACTCGAACAGTTCCTGCACCGACGGCGGCATCGCCTCGAGCGGCTCGAAGTACCCCTCCCACGAGGGATGCTGAGGGTAGGCGAACAGCTCCGCGTTGCCGCCGAAGAACAGCTCGACGATCTCCCGCTGGTTCACCGCGAGGTTGATCGCCCGCCGCACTCTCACATCGTCGAACGGCTCCTGGTCGACCCGCATGACCATGAAGGTGCCGCCCGTCGACAGCCAGCGCGACCAGCGCAGCTCGGGGGTCGTCTTCTTCAGGTGGTCGACGGCGATCCAGCGGATGTACTCGAGGATGTCCAGCTTGCCCGTGCGTATGGCGGTCAGGTAGGTCGCCTCGTCCTTGATCGTGCGGTAAGTGAGCTTGTCGATGAAGGGGATCTCGTAGGTCTGGCTGCCGACCGTGGTCCGGTCCCAGTAGTCCGGCCTGCGGGCGTAGGTCTGCGAATTGCCCGGGATGAACCGCTCCAGCGAGAACGGACCGGTGCCGGTGACGTTCCGCCAGTCCTTGGCGTCGACTTTGCCCAGTTCCCGCGGCCCGATGCCCGAGAAGTAGCCGTAGCCGAACCGGTAGTCCCACTCGGCGTTGAACTCCCCGAACTCGAAGACGACCGTGTGGTCGTCCCTGGCCACGACGCGGTCGATGTGGTCGAAGTAGGTCGGGATCGCCTTCGGGCTGTCGCGCAGGCGCTCGTAGCTGAACACGACGTCGTGGGCGTCGAGTTCCCGCGCCCCCATCACCCCGGGCTTGGCCGGGAACATCATGCCGCGCCGGACCTCGATGACCAGGGTCAGCGGGTCTTCCCATTCCCAGCTCGCGGCCACCTCGCCGCGGATCGTCTCGGGGGACATGTACGCCTCGGAGACGAAGCGCTGATCGCCGCCCCGGACCGCGGCCTGATCGAGATCGGCGACGAAGAGCTGCTCGTAGAGCATCCCCGTGTCGTGGTTCTGCTTCCAGTTCCAGTCCGTCGTGTCCCAGGACAGCGCCGACAGGGTGACGTAGACCGTGCCGACGTTCAGCTCGCCGCCATAGCGGGGCGGCTCCACCGGCACCGGGCCGGGCTCAAAGGACAGGTCCGCGCCCATGTCCGTGCCGCCGGCCGACGACGGGGAGCGAGCCGGAGGCGCGTCACCGCACGCGCCAACAACGAGGGTCAGAACTACCGTGAGCGCTACGCCGCTGCGGCGTCGTTCAGCCAGGTCTCTCATGTGCCTCTCATCCGTGGGTCGAGAAGGTCCCGCAGCGCGTCGCCGAAGACGTTCGCGGCGTAGACGACGACGGTCAGGCAGATGCCAGGCGCCAGCGCCAGCCACGGACCCAGGTACAGGTAGGTGCGGCCGTCGCCGGAGAGCATGCCGCCCCACGTCGGCGCCGGCGGCGGCACGCCGAGGCCCAGAAACGAAAGCGCCGCCTCCGACAGGATGACGGCTCCGACGCGGGTCGTGAACAGGACGATGACGACCGGCATCACGTTGGGCAGGATGTGCCGGCGCAGAATATGGAATGTGCCGGCGCCGACCGACTGCGCGGCGTGGGTGTAGACGTGCTCACGCACCGAGGTCACCGCGCCGCGCACGATGCGGGAGCCGGCGATGCCGTAGAGCAGACCCAGGATGATCACGATCTGGGTGATCCCCGGTCCCACCACCGACACGATGACGATCAGGAGCACCAGGTCGGGGAAGGTCATCCAGGCGTCGACCAGGCGCTGCGTGAGCATGTCGAACCAGCCGCCGAGGTAGCCCGAGAGGACGCCGATCAGGATCGACACGACCGTCGCCAGGGCAGCCGCGCAGAAACCCACGATCATCGACAGGCGGGCGCCCATCAGGACCCTCGAGAACAGGTCGCGGCCCAGGTGGTCCGTGCCGAGCAGGAACTGGCGCGACGGCGGCTCGAGGCGATGCGCCAGGTCGGTTTCGTTGATGCCATACGGAGCGAGCACGCCGGCGAAGATGCCGGAGAACAGGAAGATCGCGAAGACCACCGCGCCCGCGGCACCCAGCGGCTTGGTCCGGAATAGGCGGACCGTGAAGCGCCACCAGCGCGGTTGGTCGCGGACCGGCAGGGCGTCCGGAGCGGCTGCGGCGACGGTGGTCACGACATGCTCATCCGTAGCGCACCTTGGGGTCGAGCCAGCCGTAGCTCAGGTCGACGAGCAGGTTGATCAGCAGAACCGCGACGCCGACGACCAGGAAGACGCCGGAGATCACCGGGTAGTCCCGCTCGTAGACGCCCTCGAGCAGCAACAGTCCCATGCCCGGAATGACGAAGATCTGCTCCATCACGACGGCGCCGCCGATCAGCAGCGGCGCCTGCAGTCCGATCAGGGTGACGACCGGGATCAGACCGTTCTTCAACGCGTGCCGGACGACGACCACCCGCTCGCGAAGCCCCTTGGCGCGGGCCGTGCGCACGTAGTCCTGGCGCATCACCTCCAGCATCATCGTCCGGGTCATCCGCATCGTCACCGCGGACAGGGAAAGGCCGAGCAGGATCGCCGGGACGATGAGGTGCGTGAGGTTCGCGATCGGATCGACGAGGAACGGCGTGTACTCGAGTTCCGGCGCCCAGCGCCACCAGACCGACGGGAACACCATGACCAGGGTGCCGAGCCAGAAGCCGGGAATCGCCAGCATCAGGAGGGAAAACGATCGCGCCGCGTAGTCGACGGCCGAGTCCTGACGCGTCGCCGAGAGGATGCCGACCGGCACCGCGACGGACAGCGCGATGACCAGCGCCAGCAATCCCAGCTCGAACGTGACAGGCAGCCGTTCCAGAATCTGCTCAAGCACCGGGGTGCTCCGCCAGAGAGACTGACCCAGGTCGCCGCTCAGCGCGTTGCCCGCCCAGCGCACGTACTGGGAGACCATCGGCTGGTCGAGGCCCATCGCCGCCTCCAGCGTTTCCCGGTCCAGGCTGGTCGAGACGTCGTTCTGCGCCAGCATCAGGTCGATCACGTCGCCGGGGATCACCCGCATCGACACGAAGACGATCAGACTGGCGAAGAAGAGGGTTGGCACCATCGCCAGCAGCCGCCGCAGGATGTATGTCTTCATGGAAGGTGTATGAGAATACAGCCCGCCGGAACCACATGGGGACGCTGGCGTCCCCGGAAAGCGACGGCCTTCCCTCAGAGCCATGATCATCCAGGCCCGGACTCCGCTTGACCTCCGCAGGTCGGCCGCGCTGGCAGCTCTCTTCTCCAGCCTCGCTCTGGGAGCCGCGGCCGCACCACCCTCCCACGCCCAGACGGAGCCGGCGCGCGCCACTCATCGGACCGAGGCCGCTCGCCTCTCTGCTGCTCTGGAGGGCTCCTGGGTGCGGAACGAGGATCTGAGCGAAGACCCCGCCGCGAGGGTCGCCGGTCAATTCGCCTCACCCGCCCTGCGGCGGTTGGCCGATGACCTGACCGGCAGCCGCCACCGTCTCCTGATCGAGTTCCCGGGGCCGGACGTGCTGGTCAGGAACGCCAGGGGTGAGAATCTCCGTCTCCCGACCGACGGACTCGCCCGCTACGACCGCGCCGGCAACGCCAGCAACGCCTTCCTGGCCGAGGATTCGCTGGAGATCGTCACCAGGGGTGATGACCCCTGGGCCTGGCTCTGGACCGAGACGTTCTACCGTCAGGGCGACCGGTTGGTCCAGCTGACAGAGACCCAGAACTTCTCGAGCCCCGACCTGCTGTTCCGTACGGTGTACGACCACGCCGACGGCAGACCGCCTCCCTGGCCCTCGGCCACCGCCCGGCGGAGTCCCTCTTTCCTGGAGCCGGCGGCGATCCGCATCGTGCCGCCGCGCCGCGGCTACCGGGAGTTGCTCGCCGGTCCGGTCCAGGTCCGGACCCTGATCATCGATCCACTCGTCCGGTCGGTCGAGTTCCGTCTTGACGGAGCGCGCGTGAAGAAGTCCGGGAAGCCTCCCTTTTCCGCCCGCATTCGCCTGGACGATCCACCGCGCCCGCAAACGCTGGAAGTACGGGCCTACGACAGCGCGGGAGTGCTCGCCGGCACCGATCAGTTCGTTCTGAACCGACCCGACTCGCCCTTCGAAGTCCGCATCGCCGGAATTCGGTCGACTGCCTCAGCCGAGCCTCCGGCGCTCCGCGTCACAGCCAACATCTCGGTGCCCCGCACGGCAACGCTCACACGCGTGACCTTCTATCGCAGCGATCATCCGGTCGCCACGCTCGACGATCTGGATCCCGGCGCGAATCGAGGCGAGGCGCGCGTCATCCCTGTGGACACGCAGATCGAAGGCATCTCGCCTGGTGACTTCGTTCGGGTCACCGCGCAACTCGCCGACGGCCGGCAAATGGAAGACGCCGAACTCCTGGAGGGCGCCGAACACCGCAGCGAGATCGACGTGCAGCTCGTGCAGCTCCAGATCCTAGTCGTCGACCGAAGAGGAAACCCGGTAGGCAACTTGACCGCTGACGACTTCGAGATTCGCGAGAACCGGGCGTGGCGCTCGCCGGAGAACCTCCACGCGTCCGACGACGTCCCCCTCGTGCTCGGCGTCGCCATCGACTCGTCGGAGAGCATGTACCTGGTCTGGCAGCAGTTGCACACGGTCGTCCGCGCCTTCCTCGAGGGCGCCCTTGCCGAGGAAGATCGTGCCTTCCTGGTCGACTTCGACGACACGGTCCGCCCACTCCAGGCGCTCACAGGGAGCCAGCCGCTGCTGCGCGCCAGACTCCACCGGCTGCTCGCCCAGGGCGGCACCGCGCTCAACGACGGCATCCTGTTCTCCCTGCTCCAGTTCCGAGCCGAACCGGGCCGCCGGGCCCTGGTCGTCGTGACCGACGGCGACGATCTCCACAGCCGCACGAAGCGCGCGCAGGTCGCGGACTTCGCGGAGCGCATGGGTGTTCCGATCTACTTCATCGCACTCGGCTGGAGCGATCCCAGGAGCACTCTGGTCAAGAGACTCAGCCGGCAAACCGGCGGCCGTCTGTTCCGAATCCACCCGGGCCAGTCCCGAAAGGTACTGGCGAGAGAGATGCAAGCCGTCTTCGACCGGATCAGGGCGGACCTCTGGCACCAGGTTGTGCTCACCTACTACAGCGACCGACCGTCCGGAGCGGACCTGGAGCCGGAGGTTCGGACGACACGCAGAGGTCTCACCGTGAAGAGTGTGCTGCCGCTGGAGGCGCTGCAGTAGCGGTCGTGATCGCCGCGGCCATCCTGTTCACGGTCCTCCTGACCGCCGTCATCTCCGGCGTGCTAGGCATGGCCGGCGGACTGATCCTGATGGCCGTGCTGGCGAGCGTCCTGCCGGTCAGCGGAGCGATGATCCTCCACGGCGCCGTGCAGGCGACATCGAACGGCGCCAGGTTCCTGTTCCTCCGTGACCGCATGCTGTGGTCTGTGCTGCCGTGGTATGCGGCCGGCGCCTCCCTCGCGGTGCTGCTGTTCGTAGCGATCGCCTTCGTGCCCGACCCGGCCCTGGTACTGATCCTGGTCGGCAGCTTCCCATGGCTGGCCCGGCTCCTGCCGGTGCTGCGAGGGCTCGACGTGCGCAACCGGCGTACGGCCGCACTCTGCGGCCTGACCGTGACCGGCGCTCAGCTCCTGGCAGGGGCTTCCGGACCGCTACTCGATGTCTTCTACCTCGAGACCAGGGTCGACCGCCGGACGATCGTCGCCACGAAGGCGTTTACCCAGACGGTCGGGCATCTCCTAAAGATCGGCTACTACGTGTGGGTGTCACGAGCGGTGCTGCCGGAGTCACCTGACAGCCGGCTTTCCCCTTGGCTGATCGCTGGAGGCATGATCCTCGCCGTGGCTGGCGCGCGGATCGGCACGCGCCTCCTCGACCGATTCGATGACGGGCAGTTCCGGCGCGTCACCGGACCGGTGATCCTCGCGCTCGGCGCGATCTGTGCTGCGAAGGGCGTGCGGGACCTGCTGGCGACGTAGCGAACCCACGAAGTTGGCCTGTATCCTGCATTCAGGAAGGTTGTCACCATGACCAGGACGGAACACACCCGGGGCCGCCGGTCAGGCCCGGGACGGTTCGACGGCGCCTCGCTCGCCGCGGGCCTCTTCGGCCTTCTTCTCTGCGCATCGGCCGCGGCGCCAGCGCGCGCTCAGGAGCCGGCCAACCCGGACGAGCCGACCGCGACGGCTCCGGCCGACCCGATCGCCGCCATCCCGGGCATCTGGATTCGCGACGAGCGCCTGAGCGAAGACCCGATCGAGAAGCTGGAGGAGACCTACGGGCAGACCTTCGGCGGCGGGCCGGGCCGATCGCCTGGCGCAAACCCCGGCAGCGGACGCACGGGGGGCTTCGGCCGCGGCGGCCAGGGCCCTTCCGGGCGCGGGGGATACGGCGGCCGTGGCGGATTCGGGAGCGGGCGCGCCGGCACACAGCCCGGGGGTACGCAGGACGGCCCGGCGGGGATGCGGGAGATGGCGCGCCACCTTGCGGAGCGGCTCGACGTGCTGCTGATCCGGATCGACGACCCTCAGGTCCTGGTCCGGAACGCGAAGCGCGAAGACCGGATCCTCTTCCTCGACGGGCGCGACGTTGCGGACGGCTTCGGCGGTCGCAGCCGCGCGCGCCTCGTCGGCGACTCGCTCGAAATCGAAACCTCCTCCCAGGGACGGCAACGGATCGAGACCTTCTATCTGGAGGGAGAGCACCTCGTGCTCGTCACCGACCTCCAGGGCGGGCGGTACGCCGACCTGTCGTTCCGGACGGTCTTCGAACGCTCCGGCGACGCTCCGGCGGTCGCGGTTTCAACGCCCGCGACGGGCGCCCGCGACCTAGGGGCGGGGCCAGACGAGGACGGCTTCAACAAGGCAGACTTCCTGCCACCGGTCCGAGGCGGGAATGCGCGCCGCCGCCCCGATCGCGCAGACGGCGACCGGAGCGCCCGTCCCGCGACGATCCGCATCCTGCCGCCCGAGCGCGGCTACCGCGAACTGATCACCGGTCAGGTGCTGATCCAGACCCTCACGATCGACCCGCAGATCGCGGTCGTCGAGTTCCTGCTGGACGGCGAGCCGGCCACCCGCGTGACGACGCCACCCTTCGAGGCACGCATCGAGCTCGCCGATCCGCCCCGTGAGCAGGCGATCGAGGTCAGGGCAACCACCGCACGGGGCGCCTACGCCGGCGCGGACAAGATCGTTCTGAACCGACTCGATCCCCCGTTCGCGGTCCGTATCGCCGGGATCACGCCCGGCGAGACAGGCGGCGAACCGACCGTCCGGGTCGAGGCGGGCGTCGCCGTCCCCCGCTCCGAGACCCTCGAGCGCGTCGAGTTCTACCGCACGGAACGGCTCGTCGCCGCCTACAACGACTTCGAGGGTGAAGCGGGCCCGAGCGGCGTGTGGAGCGTTGCCGCCGACGTGCCGACCTCCGGCGCCTCGCCACAGGACTTCGTCCGGGTCGTCGCTCGCCTGGGGGACGGCCGGGAACTCGAGGACGTCGAGTTACTCCAGGGCGCCGAGTTCAGCGACGAGATCGACGTCCAGCTCGTCCAGCTACAGGTCCTTGTCGTCGACCGGAGCGGCCGCCCGATCCGCGATCTCAAGCCGGAGGACTTCGAGGTTCGCGAGAACCGTGAGCGACGCCAGGTCGAGACCCTCTACGTCTCGAACGACGTGCCCCTGTCACTGGGCCTCGCGATCGACTCGTCCGGGAGCATGGAGCCGATATGGCGCCGCACGAACGCAATCGCCCAGGCGTTCCTGGAGGGTGCCCTGACCTGGCGCGACCAGGCCTTCCTGGTCGACTTCGACTCAACGCTGCGCCTGGTGCAACCGCTCACCGGCAGCAAGCCGCTACTGGCGCGCGGCCTGGAGCGTCTCTTCCCCCAGGGCAACACCGCCCTCTACGACGCGATCCTGTTCTCTCTGCTTCAGTACGGCGAGGCACCCGGCCGCCGCGCCCTGGTCGTCGTCACCGACGGCTTCGACTCGAACAGCCGGTCGGATCCGACCCGGGCGATCGACTTCGGCAAGCGCCTGGGTGTGCCCGTCTACGTCGTCGCCATGCGCTCGCTCGGATTCGGTCCGACCACGATGGAGGACGCCAACCTGCGCAACAGCATGCGGCTGATCACGGGGCCTACCGGCGGGCGCCTGTTCCAGATCGAGTCGATCGACCAGATGGCCAACGTCTTCGACCACATCGAGGAGGAGCTCCGGAGCCAGTACGTGCTGACGTACTACAGCGAACGCCCGTTCGGCACCGCCGTCGAGCCGGAAGTCCGAATGACCCGGAGAGGCCTCAAGGTGCGCAGCGCTCTGCCGCTCGAAGCGATCGAGTAGAGCGAACGCGGAGCGACGCTAGTGACCGGCGCGGCTCGCTTTAGGACTGGCTGCGGGAGGGCGATCGCGGCGGCTGTCCTTCTGGTAGCGCCACAACTTCCGAGCCCCGAGCCGGCGCACAGTCAGGAGATCGCCGCCACCAGCGACCTTCCGGCTGAGAGCGCCACTCTTCCCGCCGCCGTGCTCGGCCCCTGGATCCTGAACGCAGAACTCAGCGAGGATCCGATTCTCAGGGCTCAGCAGGCGGCACGGGAGGGACGGTGGATCTCGTCGACCCTGCAGGAGCAGGCAAGAGACTACGCTGCTCGACGCGCGTCCATCCTGGTGGGAATCGAGGACGACTCGCTTCTCATCCTCGACGACCAGGGCGAGACCCTCGCCTTCCCACTCGACGGCTCGTGGCAGTCCCTCGACCGCCAGAACCAGGGTCGGGCCCTCGGGTCCGGCGACACGCTCTCCATCGAAATCGTCGCCAACGAGTGGCTCGGAGTCGACACGTTCGTCCGCGAGCAGGACCAACTCGTGCGCTCGACTCACTTGCGAAGCCGCGGACTGGCCAATGTCGGTGTGAGGTTCCGCATGGTCTACGATCGCCCGGCAGTCGGCTCGGCATCGGAGCATCCGTTCGTCGACACGGTGGGTGGCTTTGCCCGGCCGTCGACGATCCTGATCGTGCCGCCGGAACGCGGCTACCGCGAACTGCTCAGCGGCAGGGTCGGGTTCCAGACGCTGGTCATCGATCCGGTCGTCACCGCCGTCGAGTACCGTCTCGACGATCATCCCCCGAAGCGGATCAGGCAGCCACGCCATCGGACGCACATCGAACTCGACGACCCGCCACGCGAGCAGATGCTGGAGGTCTTCGCGTATGACGCCGACGGCGACCTCCAGGGAACCGACAGGCTCATCCTGAACCGCGTCGATGGGCCTGCCGCGATCCACATCGCGAACATCCGTAGTGAACCGGAAGGCGGCGCCCCGGCCGTCGTAGTCGGCGCAACTGTCTCACCGCCCTGGTCAGCACACCTCGAACGGGTCGAGTTCTACCGTAGCGAGAGCCTCGTCGCCGCCCTGGAGGACTTCGGCGAAGCCACACAAACGCGGCCCCCGCAGACGATCCACGTCGAGGCTTTGATCGAAGACCCCGAACCGGATGACTTCGTTCGCGTCAAGGCGAAGCTCACCGACGGCCGGGAGCTGGAGGACGCCGAACTCCTCCAGGAGGGCGCCTACCGGGCCGAGATCGATGTTCACCTGGTTCAGATCCAGGTGCTCGTCACGGACCGCGAAGGCAACCCCGTGAGTGCACTGAAGCCGGAAAACTTCGACATCCGGGAAGGCAGCAGGCGAATCAAACCGGAACGGCTTCACACCGCAGACGACGTCCGCCTGCTTCTGGGTCTCGCGATCGACTCGTCGGAGAGCATGCGGCCCGCATGGGGTCATCTGCGGCACGTGGCCAGGAGTTTCCTCGCAGGCGCCCTGGCGCCCGAGGACTCCGCCTTCCTGGTCGACTTCGACGATACGGTCCGTCTCCTCCAACAGCCAACCGCAGACAAGCGACGGTTGGAAGCGCGCCTCGGACTGCTGGTCCCGGGCGGCGGCACGGCCCTGAACGACGGGCTTCTGTTCTCGCTGCTCCAGTTCCGCCGTGAGCCGGGGCGCCGGGCTCTGGTCGTGGTCACCGACGGCGTCGACCTGGACAGCCGCTCGCCCTGGCAGCAGGCCCCCGACTTCGCCGAGCGCCTGGGGATCCCGATCTACTTCATCGAGCTCGACCGGTCGGTCAAGCCCGTGATCGGAAACGGCGACCTCGCCAGCAGAACGCCCGACACGACGCTGCTGCGCGAGCAGGCGCGCAGACGGCTCAGACGAGTCAGCCGGCACACCGGCGGGCGCCACTTCCACATCGACCTCGTCGCGCACGACGTGTCATGGACGGCGCGAGTGGACCGGGCGTTCGACCAGATTGAAGAGGACCTGCGGCACCAGCACGTCCTCACCTACTACACCGACCAGCCATCCGGCGCTCACGCCGAGCCCGAGATCCGGGTAACCGAACGCGGACTCACGCTCCGGAGCGCGGTGCCTCTCCGGGCGATCGAGTAGTTCACGAGCGCGAGATCACAAGTGGCAGTCGTCGTACCAGTCCGGGCCGAAGCCATCCACGCGATGGCTCGTGTCGCGTTTGTCCTGATGCTGTCGCTGCCGGCCCTCGTTCCCGGCCATGCCCAGGAGGTCCCGGCGAACACCAACACTTCAACCTCCGCCCACTCTGCCGGGGAGGACGTGCCGCTGGCCCCTCTCCTGGGGCCCTGGATGCGGAACGAGGCGCTCAGCGAAGATCCCCTTCTCCAGACCGAGAGGACGTGGCCGGGACCGGATGCCACCGCCGTGCTCATGCTGAAGCTCGCCGAGCAGGCCGCCGCTCAGCTCGACACCGTTTCGGTCCGGATCATGGAGAACAGCCTCGTTCTACTCGACGATCGGGGCGACGTCGCGCGCTACCCCCTGGATGGACGGTTCCAGGGCAGGGGCGTCAGCGGACGGGTCGTTCGAAGCGTCGACTCGGTCACCATCGAGACGATCGGCGCCGACTGGCAGAGGATCGAGACGTTCTACCGTGACGGAGACCGGCTGGTGCTGATCAACGAGCTCCGGGATCGCCGGCGTCGCAGCGCGGACTTCCGCACGGTCTACGAGCGGCCGGGCAGACTGCTCAGTACGGACCCTCTGCCAGGGGAGGGCGCCGTCACGGAGGGCGCGGCCATCCGCCTCGTGCCACCTCAACGAGGACGCAGTGAACTGCTTGGCGGCAAGGTCGAAGTCCAGACGTTGATCATCGATCCACTGATCGTGGCGGTCGAGTTCTTCGTGGACGGACGACTCGCCGGGCGAACCAGGAAGCCTCCGTTTTCTACCCGCCTCCAACTGGCCGTTCCGCCTCGCGAGCAGACGCTCGAGGTCCGGGCCTGGAACACCATGGGTGTTTTCGCCGGCAGCGACCGGATGACATTGAACCAGATGAACACGCCTTTCGGTGTGCGCATCACACGGATTCGTGGCAACCCAACCGACAGCTTCGACTCTGCCCGGGTCGAAGCCGCGATCTCGGTGCCGCGCACCGCTACCCTCCAGCGGGTCGACTTCCACCGCGGTCAGGAGCGGGTGAGGACCGTACGCGACTTCGGCGACCAGGCTGCCGCCGGCCTCGCGCGCACGGTCATCGTGGAGGCCGAAATGGAGTACGGGCCCGCCGACGGCTTCGTCCGCGTCAAGGCGACTCTCGCCGACGGCCGCTCGATGGAAGACGCGGAGATCCTTCAGGGCGCCGACTACCGGAGCGAGATCGACGTCCAACTGGTGCAGCTCCAGTTGCTGGTGACGGACCGCAAGGGCAACCCCGTAAGCGGCCTGGCGCCCGGTGATTTCGAGATCCGGGAGGGTGGCAGGCGGTACCGGCCGGAGGCGCTTCTGAGCGCCCGCGACGTCCCCCTGGTCCTGGGACTGGCGATCGATTCCTCCGACAGCATGCTCCGAGCCTGGAGCGAGGTGAGGGAGGTCGCGGCGAACTTCCTCGACGTGACGCTGGCGGCGG
Encoded proteins:
- a CDS encoding ABC transporter substrate-binding protein codes for the protein MRDLAERRRSGVALTVVLTLVVGACGDAPPARSPSSAGGTDMGADLSFEPGPVPVEPPRYGGELNVGTVYVTLSALSWDTTDWNWKQNHDTGMLYEQLFVADLDQAAVRGGDQRFVSEAYMSPETIRGEVAASWEWEDPLTLVIEVRRGMMFPAKPGVMGARELDAHDVVFSYERLRDSPKAIPTYFDHIDRVVARDDHTVVFEFGEFNAEWDYRFGYGYFSGIGPRELGKVDAKDWRNVTGTGPFSLERFIPGNSQTYARRPDYWDRTTVGSQTYEIPFIDKLTYRTIKDEATYLTAIRTGKLDILEYIRWIAVDHLKKTTPELRWSRWLSTGGTFMVMRVDQEPFDDVRVRRAINLAVNQREIVELFFGGNAELFAYPQHPSWEGYFEPLEAMPPSVQELFEYKPEKARRLLAEAGYPDGFTFRMQVSANNAMRMELAPLLASYLDRIGVTIEIEVVEYAAYLSMMTTRTHGPGYLMASGHVNPTTTLRKNFVTGQTWNPSMWSDPGLDRRIHEMFLTRDEAERQRIVKQITKEMLDEAPYLWLPVPYIYTAWWPWVKNYGGELRAGAVRPGPIYARLWIDQEMKREMGF
- a CDS encoding ABC transporter permease; its protein translation is MPVRDQPRWWRFTVRLFRTKPLGAAGAVVFAIFLFSGIFAGVLAPYGINETDLAHRLEPPSRQFLLGTDHLGRDLFSRVLMGARLSMIVGFCAAALATVVSILIGVLSGYLGGWFDMLTQRLVDAWMTFPDLVLLIVIVSVVGPGITQIVIILGLLYGIAGSRIVRGAVTSVREHVYTHAAQSVGAGTFHILRRHILPNVMPVVIVLFTTRVGAVILSEAALSFLGLGVPPPAPTWGGMLSGDGRTYLYLGPWLALAPGICLTVVVYAANVFGDALRDLLDPRMRGT
- a CDS encoding ABC transporter permease; the protein is MKTYILRRLLAMVPTLFFASLIVFVSMRVIPGDVIDLMLAQNDVSTSLDRETLEAAMGLDQPMVSQYVRWAGNALSGDLGQSLWRSTPVLEQILERLPVTFELGLLALVIALSVAVPVGILSATRQDSAVDYAARSFSLLMLAIPGFWLGTLVMVFPSVWWRWAPELEYTPFLVDPIANLTHLIVPAILLGLSLSAVTMRMTRTMMLEVMRQDYVRTARAKGLRERVVVVRHALKNGLIPVVTLIGLQAPLLIGGAVVMEQIFVIPGMGLLLLEGVYERDYPVISGVFLVVGVAVLLINLLVDLSYGWLDPKVRYG
- a CDS encoding VWA domain-containing protein; protein product: MIIQARTPLDLRRSAALAALFSSLALGAAAAPPSHAQTEPARATHRTEAARLSAALEGSWVRNEDLSEDPAARVAGQFASPALRRLADDLTGSRHRLLIEFPGPDVLVRNARGENLRLPTDGLARYDRAGNASNAFLAEDSLEIVTRGDDPWAWLWTETFYRQGDRLVQLTETQNFSSPDLLFRTVYDHADGRPPPWPSATARRSPSFLEPAAIRIVPPRRGYRELLAGPVQVRTLIIDPLVRSVEFRLDGARVKKSGKPPFSARIRLDDPPRPQTLEVRAYDSAGVLAGTDQFVLNRPDSPFEVRIAGIRSTASAEPPALRVTANISVPRTATLTRVTFYRSDHPVATLDDLDPGANRGEARVIPVDTQIEGISPGDFVRVTAQLADGRQMEDAELLEGAEHRSEIDVQLVQLQILVVDRRGNPVGNLTADDFEIRENRAWRSPENLHASDDVPLVLGVAIDSSESMYLVWQQLHTVVRAFLEGALAEEDRAFLVDFDDTVRPLQALTGSQPLLRARLHRLLAQGGTALNDGILFSLLQFRAEPGRRALVVVTDGDDLHSRTKRAQVADFAERMGVPIYFIALGWSDPRSTLVKRLSRQTGGRLFRIHPGQSRKVLAREMQAVFDRIRADLWHQVVLTYYSDRPSGADLEPEVRTTRRGLTVKSVLPLEALQ
- a CDS encoding sulfite exporter TauE/SafE family protein, yielding MIAAAILFTVLLTAVISGVLGMAGGLILMAVLASVLPVSGAMILHGAVQATSNGARFLFLRDRMLWSVLPWYAAGASLAVLLFVAIAFVPDPALVLILVGSFPWLARLLPVLRGLDVRNRRTAALCGLTVTGAQLLAGASGPLLDVFYLETRVDRRTIVATKAFTQTVGHLLKIGYYVWVSRAVLPESPDSRLSPWLIAGGMILAVAGARIGTRLLDRFDDGQFRRVTGPVILALGAICAAKGVRDLLAT
- a CDS encoding VWA domain-containing protein → MTRTEHTRGRRSGPGRFDGASLAAGLFGLLLCASAAAPARAQEPANPDEPTATAPADPIAAIPGIWIRDERLSEDPIEKLEETYGQTFGGGPGRSPGANPGSGRTGGFGRGGQGPSGRGGYGGRGGFGSGRAGTQPGGTQDGPAGMREMARHLAERLDVLLIRIDDPQVLVRNAKREDRILFLDGRDVADGFGGRSRARLVGDSLEIETSSQGRQRIETFYLEGEHLVLVTDLQGGRYADLSFRTVFERSGDAPAVAVSTPATGARDLGAGPDEDGFNKADFLPPVRGGNARRRPDRADGDRSARPATIRILPPERGYRELITGQVLIQTLTIDPQIAVVEFLLDGEPATRVTTPPFEARIELADPPREQAIEVRATTARGAYAGADKIVLNRLDPPFAVRIAGITPGETGGEPTVRVEAGVAVPRSETLERVEFYRTERLVAAYNDFEGEAGPSGVWSVAADVPTSGASPQDFVRVVARLGDGRELEDVELLQGAEFSDEIDVQLVQLQVLVVDRSGRPIRDLKPEDFEVRENRERRQVETLYVSNDVPLSLGLAIDSSGSMEPIWRRTNAIAQAFLEGALTWRDQAFLVDFDSTLRLVQPLTGSKPLLARGLERLFPQGNTALYDAILFSLLQYGEAPGRRALVVVTDGFDSNSRSDPTRAIDFGKRLGVPVYVVAMRSLGFGPTTMEDANLRNSMRLITGPTGGRLFQIESIDQMANVFDHIEEELRSQYVLTYYSERPFGTAVEPEVRMTRRGLKVRSALPLEAIE